The sequence GAACATTGCCGCGCCTGACCCGAATCGCCATCCCGCGTGCGGCAGCATTCGGGCGACCAGCTCACGGCCAGCGTATAGCCGGTGACGGGCATCTGCCGTTCCGGTCCGTCGCGCGCGATGGTGGGCACGCTCGCCGTCCGGGGCAGCGAACACTGATAGGCCTGTGCCGATACCGGCGCGGCAAGCGCGAGCGAGGCTGTTGCAAACCCCAGAGCCAGGGCGAGGGCCCCGCGCCGCCGGATGCTATTCGTCAGCCGCCCCATCATCGCCGCGCTTCTGCGCCAGCCAGGTGGTCGCTTCGGGCTGGAACAGGAAATAGACCGCCGCGACCACCATAATCGAACTGATCGCCCCGAAGGCGAGGTTCAGCGCCGTCGCCTGCCCGCTCGCGATCGAAGTGCCGAACGACAGCAGGCCCCAGGCGACGAACAGCATCAGGATCCATTTGACGAAGCCGATCCGCAGGACCGAAATCAGGAACCACAGCACCACGTTGATCGCCACGCCGACCAGCATACTGCCGATGAGGAATCCGCTCGCCGCGCCTTCCATCCCGCTGGCGGTCAGCTCCGCACTGACACTCTCGGCAAGAGTGCCGTAATTGAGCGCGAAGCCCAGCACGCCCACGGCGATGGAGCCGAGATAAAGCCAGTCGAAATTCCTGATCTCTGCCGGTTTCATAATGGCCTTCTCCCCCTGTCAGGCCGTAGCCATGGCGCGGTTTCACAGGGGCGTAAAGTCGAGACCGATATCGGCGGCGGGCGCGCTCTGGGTCAGGCGACCGACGGAGACGTAATCGACCCCCGTCGCCGCCTTGGCGCGGATCGTGTCGAGCGCGATGCCGCCGCTCGCCTCGGTGGGCACGCGGCCCGCCACCAGCGACACGGCCTCGCGCAGAGTGGGCGGCTCCATATTGTCGAGCAGCAGCCGGGTCGCACCGGCTTCCAGCGCGGGTTCGATCTGGTCGATGCGGTCGACCTCGCAGATGATCTCCGCGACTCCGGCGTCGACCGCGCGGCGCACCGCCTCGCCCACCGATCCGGCGACGAGGACGTGGTTGTCCTTGATCATCGCGGCATCCCACAGCCCCATGCGGTGGTTCGACCCGCCGCCCATCCGCACGGCATATTTCTCGAGATGGCGCAGGCCCGGAATGGTCTTGCGAGTGTCGAGCAGGGTGCAGGCGGGATTGTCCATGGCGGCGATGTATTCAGCGACCATGGTGGCGATGCCGGAAAGGTGTTGGACGGTGTTGAGCGCGCTGCGCTCCGCCGTCAGCATGGCGCGGGCATTGCCGGTCAGGCGCATGAGATCGGTGCCGGGTGCGATCGCGGCGCCCTCCTCGACCAGGATCGCGATCTCCATATCGGGGTCGAGCGCGCGGAAGAAGGCGGCGGCCACTGGCAGGCCCGCCACCCGGATCGCATCGCGGCTGTCCATGACCCCGGAAAAGCGCGCATCGCCGGGAATCACGCTTTCGCTGGTGACGTCACGACCGCCTCCGGGAAGGTCATCGCCCAGATCCTCGCCAAGCGTTTCGCGCACGAAACGGTCGAGGTCGAAGCCGGGGAGAGTCCAGGCGGTGTCGGTCATACATCGTCTCCTTCGGGGAGCGGATCGGGATGGTGGGCCACGCCGCGCTGCTCGCTCATGATCGCCCATCCGGTCAGGAACAGTCCGGCGAGCAGCGGGCCGACGACGATGCCGCTGAGGCCCAGCGTGGCGATGCCGCCCAAGGTCGTCACCAGCACGACCCAGTCGGGAATGCCCGTATCGCGGCCCACCAGGATCGGGCGCAGGATGTTGTCGGCCATTCCGATCACGCCGACGCCCGAACCGATCACGACCGCCGTCTGCCAGTATTCGCCGATCGCCGCGAGGTAGATCGCGACCGGGATCCATACGATCGCCGGGCCGAGCGCGGGCAGCAGCGAGAAGATCGCCATCAGCACGCCGAACAGCGCGGCGGCGGGCATTCCGACGATGGCGAAGGTGATCGCGCCGAGAGCGCCCTGGACCAGCCCGACGACGACCGACCCCTTGATGGTGGCGCGCACCACGATCGCGAAGCGGTCTGCCAGCTCATGCGCCATTTGGGGTTCGAGCGGGAGCGCGTCGCGGATCGCGGGGCCGATGCGCTGCCCGTCGCGCAGGAGGAAGTAGAGGACGTAAAGGCCCACGCCGAGCGAGAGCACGAAGGAAAACGCGCTGCCGCCGATGGACAAGGCCGAGCGGCCCGCGATCATCAACGCTTCTTCGGTGAATTGCGACACCCGCTGTTGCAGCACGCCGAAATCGCCATACCCGGCCCTATCGATCATGCGCTGCCAGCTTAGCGGAAGCGCATTATGCACCCGGTCGAAGGCGGCGGCGGGATCGATCTGCTGGGTCTGCAAGGCGAGATAGAGCCGGGTCGCCTGATCGACGATGATGTTTCCGATCCAGATCGCGGGTACGATCACGAGGACGGTCACGGCGAGCAGGGTCAGGATGGCGGCCCGGTTGCTGCCCCCCAGATGCCGCTGGAACAGGGCGAACAGGGGCTGGAAGATGATCGCGGCGAGCGCGGCCCACAGGATCGCCGAGGCGAACGGCCATGCGACCCAGATCAGCCCGACCGTGACAAGCGCCAGGAACAGGACGAACCCGCCCCGTTCGATGCGGCGCGCCCGCATTTTCCGGTCACCTTCAATCGTCATGTCCGCCCCCTGCTGCCCCGGCTCAGTGCACGAACCGGGCGACGACGTCGCGATAGCTGCGGCTGACCTTCACCTCGGCTCCCGAATCGAGGACGAGGAAGCATTCGCCATTGGTATGCGGCTTCACCTGCCGGACCTGATCGAGATTGACGATGGTCGAACGGTGCACGCGCTGGAACTTGCGCGGGTCGAGGCGGCGCTCGAGGTCCTTCATCGTCTCGCGCAGGATCAGCGAATTGTCGCCGGTATAGATGCACATGTAATCGCCCGCCGCCTCGATATGTTCGATCGTGCCGACCTCGACGCGGAAGATCTGCCCGCGATCCTTGACGTTGATCAGCTTCTCGTAACGGCCCGCGGCATCGCCGTCCTCGCCGGTGAATTCCTCCGCCGCCTCGGGTGCGACTTCGGAGAGGACGTTCATCAGCTTTTCCGCCTCCTCGGACGATTTCTTCTCCGACAGGCGCACGCGCACGCGCTCGATCGTGT comes from Qipengyuania pelagi and encodes:
- the nadC gene encoding carboxylating nicotinate-nucleotide diphosphorylase, whose translation is MTDTAWTLPGFDLDRFVRETLGEDLGDDLPGGGRDVTSESVIPGDARFSGVMDSRDAIRVAGLPVAAAFFRALDPDMEIAILVEEGAAIAPGTDLMRLTGNARAMLTAERSALNTVQHLSGIATMVAEYIAAMDNPACTLLDTRKTIPGLRHLEKYAVRMGGGSNHRMGLWDAAMIKDNHVLVAGSVGEAVRRAVDAGVAEIICEVDRIDQIEPALEAGATRLLLDNMEPPTLREAVSLVAGRVPTEASGGIALDTIRAKAATGVDYVSVGRLTQSAPAADIGLDFTPL
- a CDS encoding AI-2E family transporter, coding for MTIEGDRKMRARRIERGGFVLFLALVTVGLIWVAWPFASAILWAALAAIIFQPLFALFQRHLGGSNRAAILTLLAVTVLVIVPAIWIGNIIVDQATRLYLALQTQQIDPAAAFDRVHNALPLSWQRMIDRAGYGDFGVLQQRVSQFTEEALMIAGRSALSIGGSAFSFVLSLGVGLYVLYFLLRDGQRIGPAIRDALPLEPQMAHELADRFAIVVRATIKGSVVVGLVQGALGAITFAIVGMPAAALFGVLMAIFSLLPALGPAIVWIPVAIYLAAIGEYWQTAVVIGSGVGVIGMADNILRPILVGRDTGIPDWVVLVTTLGGIATLGLSGIVVGPLLAGLFLTGWAIMSEQRGVAHHPDPLPEGDDV
- a CDS encoding LytR/AlgR family response regulator transcription factor; translation: MTIRTLIVDDEKLAIQGLQVRLEPFDDVEVIDTCQNGREAIRAIKTQKPDLVFLDIQMPGFDGFSVVQGVMEIDPPLFVFVTAYQEHAIRAFEANAVNYLMKPVDEDKLADTIERVRVRLSEKKSSEEAEKLMNVLSEVAPEAAEEFTGEDGDAAGRYEKLINVKDRGQIFRVEVGTIEHIEAAGDYMCIYTGDNSLILRETMKDLERRLDPRKFQRVHRSTIVNLDQVRQVKPHTNGECFLVLDSGAEVKVSRSYRDVVARFVH